The following coding sequences lie in one Streptomyces sp. NBC_00510 genomic window:
- a CDS encoding mandelate racemase/muconate lactonizing enzyme family protein — protein MSRITKAECRMVLLEPEVLRTDALQTFVRQETILVSLTTDDGLTGTGYAYTIGTGGSSVLALLRDHLAPLLTGADARSVEALWQRLLSVTRATSVGAITSLALAAVDTALWDLRCLRAGEPLWRLAGGAHERLPLYDTEGGWLHLTPDELAAGALRAKERGLRGAKIKVGKPTAGEDVERLAAVRAAVGPDWVLMVDANQSMTGAEAIRRARAYEPYDLAWFEEPLPADDLAGHVRLAASTSIPVAVGESLYGVGRFAEYLAAGAAGIVQVDVARVGGITPWLKAAHTAEAFNVQVAPHFLMELHTSLACAVPPGMYVEHIPQLDAITRTPLTVVDGHVVPPETPGLGIDWDEDAIEDLRVA, from the coding sequence ATGAGCCGGATCACGAAGGCCGAGTGCCGGATGGTCCTCCTCGAACCCGAGGTGCTGCGCACCGACGCCCTGCAGACCTTCGTCCGCCAGGAGACGATCCTGGTCTCCCTCACCACGGACGACGGCCTCACGGGCACGGGCTACGCGTACACCATCGGCACGGGCGGCAGTTCCGTGCTCGCCCTGCTCCGCGACCACCTGGCACCCCTGCTCACGGGCGCCGACGCCCGCTCCGTCGAGGCGCTGTGGCAGCGACTGCTGTCGGTCACCCGGGCCACCTCGGTCGGGGCCATCACCTCCCTCGCGCTGGCCGCGGTCGACACCGCCCTGTGGGACCTGCGGTGCCTGCGCGCCGGCGAACCCCTCTGGCGGCTCGCGGGCGGCGCCCACGAGCGGCTGCCGCTCTACGACACCGAGGGCGGCTGGCTGCACCTGACACCCGACGAACTCGCCGCCGGCGCGCTGCGGGCGAAGGAGCGCGGGCTGCGCGGCGCGAAGATCAAGGTCGGCAAGCCCACGGCGGGCGAGGACGTGGAACGGCTGGCCGCGGTCCGCGCCGCCGTCGGGCCTGACTGGGTGCTCATGGTGGACGCGAACCAGTCGATGACGGGCGCCGAGGCGATCCGCCGGGCGCGCGCGTACGAGCCGTACGACCTCGCCTGGTTCGAGGAACCGCTGCCCGCGGACGACCTGGCCGGGCACGTCCGGCTGGCCGCGTCGACCTCGATCCCGGTCGCGGTCGGCGAGTCGCTCTACGGCGTGGGCCGGTTCGCCGAGTACCTGGCCGCGGGCGCGGCGGGCATCGTCCAGGTCGACGTGGCGCGCGTCGGCGGGATCACCCCGTGGCTGAAGGCGGCGCACACCGCGGAGGCGTTCAACGTCCAGGTGGCCCCGCACTTCCTGATGGAGCTCCACACGAGCCTGGCCTGCGCGGTGCCCCCGGGCATGTACGTCGAGCACATCCCCCAGCTCGACGCCATCACCCGCACTCCCCTGACGGTCGTCGACGGCCACGTCGTGCCGCCCGAGACCCCGGGGCTCGGCATCGACTGGGACGAGGACGCCATCGAGGACCTGCGCGTGGCGTGA